In Oncorhynchus keta strain PuntledgeMale-10-30-2019 unplaced genomic scaffold, Oket_V2 Un_scaffold_2224_pilon_pilon, whole genome shotgun sequence, the following are encoded in one genomic region:
- the LOC127928154 gene encoding zinc finger protein 573-like yields MSSWGIVMSLRGIVMSLRGIVMSLRGIMYRWVRKKKHDTFNPFWIQAETTKCATGQSGINTLTGLYECRSCGTGQSGINTLMGLYECRSCGTGQSGINTLMGLYECRSCGTGQSGINTLTGLYECRSCGTGQSGINTLMGLYECRSCGTGQSGINTLMGLYECRSCGTGQSGINTLTGLYECRSCGTGQSGINTLTGLYECRSCGTGQSGINTLMGLYECRSCGTGQSGINTLTGLYECRSCGTGQSGINTLMGLYECRSCGTGQSGINTLMGLYECRSCGTGQSGINTLTGLYECRSCGTGQSGINTLMGLYECR; encoded by the coding sequence atgtcatcatggggtattgtgatgtcattacggggtattgtgatgtcattacggggtattgtgatgtcattacggggtattatgtatagatgggtgagaaaaaaaaaacacgatacatttaatccattttggatTCAGGCTgaaacaacaaaatgtgcaacAGGTCAAAGTGGTATAAATACTTTGACGGGACTGTATGAATGTAGATCATGTGGAACAGGTCAAAGTGGAATAAATACTTTGATGGGACTGTATGAATGTAGATCATGTGGAACAGGTCAAAGTGGTATAAATACTTTGATGGGACTGTATGAATGTAGATCATGTGGAACAGGTCAAAGTGGAATAAATACTTTGACGGGACTGTATGAATGTAGATCATGTGGAACAGGTCAAAGTGGTATAAATACTTTGATGGGACTGTATGAATGTAGATCATGTGGAACAGGTCAAAGTGGTATAAATACTTTGATGGGACTGTATGAATGTAGATCATGTGGAACAGGTCAAAGTGGTATAAATACTTTGACGGGACTGTATGAATGTAGATCATGTGGAACAGGTCAAAGTGGTATAAATACTTTGACGGGACTGTATGAATGTAGATCATGTGGAACAGGTCAAAGTGGTATAAATACTTTGATGGGACTGTATGAATGTAGATCATGTGGAACAGGTCAAAGTGGAATAAATACTTTGACGGGACTGTATGAATGTAGATCATGTGGAACAGGTCAAAGTGGAATAAATACTTTGATGGGACTGTATGAATGTAGATCATGTGGAACAGGTCAAAGTGGAATAAATACTTTGATGGGACTGTATGAATGTAGATCATGTGGAACAGGTCAAAGTGGTATAAATACTTTGACGGGACTGTATGAATGTAGATCATGTGGAACAGGTCAAAGTGGTATAAATACTTTGATGGGACTGTATGAATGTAGATAA